The following DNA comes from Peribacillus sp. FSL E2-0218.
TTGAAATCCTCTAAATTAATGTCACAAAGAACGACCCTTCCTTTCGCATTTTTCACCGCATATACTGGAGAAATGAATGTATTGCTCGGCATGATCACTTCTTTGCCCTCAACATCCAGATGCTTTAAAATAATTTCAATGGCTGCCGTTGCACTGGAAATTGCGACAGCATACTTAGAATCACTGTATTGTCTGACACTTTCTTCGAATTTCCGAGTATACTCACCTAAAATCAACCTGCCAGAATCCAAAATTCGCTCAACGTTCGTAAGATATTCCCGTTTTACCCAATCTGTTATCACTGGCTTTGTATTTATGATAGTCTCCATGGAACACCCTCCTTTTTCCAAAATTCGATCTTTCAATGGACGTTAGTGAAAGCAGACAAATATATTCAATGACTAGGATCAACCAATTCCGACAGTGTTCTCTCCAGTTTCGCAATCAATCTGGTTTTCTCATAATTCAGGGCTAAACGCTCGATATTCCCTTGTATTTTCAGATACATCCGTTTGTCACTTTTCATTGATTTTACATACTCTATCATCTTTGATTTTTCACTATATTCAAAACCATGACCAGCTTCATATTTTGTCATGACCTCATCCTGCCAGCCTTTATAGTTTATTAATGTTGGTTTTCCGGCTGCCCAAAAATCAAAAAGTTTATTTTGACTGTTCCTATTCAATATTTCATGATCACGTACAAAACACAGACCTATATGAGATACGGCCATTAATAAGTACGCTTCTTGTTTAGAAACCTGATCCAAGAAAATGACGTTGTTTAATTTTTTGCTCTCCTTCACTTGAATCAAGCGTTCTTTTTCCTTTCCATCCCCTACAATTAGATAGACAATATCGGGGTCATCGGTCTCTTCGGCAAGCTGTAAAATATAATCGATATGATTGATGAATCCTAATGTGCCTGCATATAAGCAAATGAACTTCTCCTTCAAACCTAACTTAGCCAATGCTCCTTCTTTATCTTCGGAACGAATTCGAGAAAAATAGTTTATATCCGCAAAGTTAGTGATTGTAGCAATTTTTTCCCATTTGACCCCTTTACTCAATAAATCTTTTTTCATGCCCGGCGAAAGCACGATGATTTTATCGGCAGCAGAGTAAATCATGCTTTCCAACGCAAATAAAATCTTCTTCAGCCCTTTGTTTTTTATGATCCCCATCTCGATGGGTATATCTGGCCATAAATCCCTTACTTCAAAAACAAATTTGCAGCGTTTCACCTTTGCAAGCAGCATCCCTATCAATCCAATTGTCAAAGGAGTGGACGATGCGAAAACGACATCCACTTCCTTTTCCTTCAGCCCAATAAAAAAACTCTTGTACATATAATGAATAAAGGAAAGTATTCTTTTCCCATACCCATATTCTTGTTTATATTTGGTTTTGGTTGTTTTGATCTTTATTCCCGCACAAGAATCTGTGTCATTTCCGGTAATAATGGTGACTTTATTATTTTTGGATACCATATATTTGGCAATTTCATATGATCGAGTACTGCCTTTATCAGTATTGAA
Coding sequences within:
- a CDS encoding glycosyltransferase family 4 protein; translation: MKILYLHQYFNTDKGSTRSYEIAKYMVSKNNKVTIITGNDTDSCAGIKIKTTKTKYKQEYGYGKRILSFIHYMYKSFFIGLKEKEVDVVFASSTPLTIGLIGMLLAKVKRCKFVFEVRDLWPDIPIEMGIIKNKGLKKILFALESMIYSAADKIIVLSPGMKKDLLSKGVKWEKIATITNFADINYFSRIRSEDKEGALAKLGLKEKFICLYAGTLGFINHIDYILQLAEETDDPDIVYLIVGDGKEKERLIQVKESKKLNNVIFLDQVSKQEAYLLMAVSHIGLCFVRDHEILNRNSQNKLFDFWAAGKPTLINYKGWQDEVMTKYEAGHGFEYSEKSKMIEYVKSMKSDKRMYLKIQGNIERLALNYEKTRLIAKLERTLSELVDPSH